A region from the Candidatus Neomarinimicrobiota bacterium genome encodes:
- a CDS encoding GNAT family N-acetyltransferase produces MKVYLETQRLILREFTALDIDNLVDLDSDPQVTLYINGGKPTPRDHVTEKILPRIMKYYRDLDRQGLWAAIEMASGAFMGWFHLRPNRVNASETELGYRLKQKYWGRGIATEGSLALVKKGFEELGLDVIMAIADPDNGASRRVMEKVGLEYEQEMMEPDGFVVVKYRIDRADYFKKRDS; encoded by the coding sequence ATGAAAGTATATCTGGAAACCCAACGACTGATACTGAGAGAATTTACCGCATTGGATATTGATAATCTGGTTGATCTGGATTCTGATCCCCAGGTCACTCTTTATATCAATGGTGGCAAACCCACACCTCGTGACCATGTCACCGAGAAGATTTTGCCAAGAATAATGAAGTACTATAGGGATCTGGATAGACAGGGACTCTGGGCCGCCATTGAAATGGCCAGTGGTGCTTTTATGGGGTGGTTTCATCTCCGTCCCAACCGGGTAAATGCATCAGAAACTGAGTTGGGTTATCGCCTGAAACAAAAATACTGGGGTCGGGGTATTGCCACAGAAGGTTCATTGGCGCTGGTTAAAAAAGGCTTTGAGGAACTGGGACTTGATGTGATTATGGCTATTGCCGACCCAGACAATGGTGCCTCGCGGCGAGTAATGGAAAAGGTTGGTCTAGAATATGAGCAAGAAATGATGGAGCCAGACGGCTTCGTCGTCGTGAAATATCGGATTGATCGGGCTGATTACTTCAAGAAAAGGGATAGTTGA
- a CDS encoding nitrous oxide-stimulated promoter family protein, which translates to MSIFTNRIERESRTVEVMIQLYCKNHHGLLVKDCSNCSELQNYALDRLNRCPFHEGKTSCKNCPIHCYKPGIKDDIKRVMRYSGPRMMLRHPILTMFHFSDNRRKEPLSILTQTQKTELKDSMDCQGPIEP; encoded by the coding sequence ATGTCCATATTTACCAATAGAATTGAACGAGAATCCAGAACCGTCGAAGTAATGATCCAACTCTACTGCAAAAATCATCACGGTCTTTTAGTGAAAGATTGCTCGAATTGCTCTGAATTGCAAAATTACGCATTGGACAGACTCAATCGCTGCCCTTTTCATGAAGGCAAAACATCCTGTAAGAATTGTCCCATCCATTGCTACAAACCAGGGATCAAAGATGACATCAAACGGGTCATGAGGTATTCAGGTCCCAGAATGATGTTGCGGCATCCCATTTTAACCATGTTTCATTTCAGTGACAACCGACGCAAGGAACCCCTCAGCATACTCACCCAAACCCAAAAGACTGAGCTTAAGGATAGTATGGATTGCCAAGGTCCTATAGAGCCATAA
- the carB gene encoding carbamoyl-phosphate synthase large subunit, with translation MPKRTDIKSILILGAGPIVIGQACEFDYSGTQACRALREEGYRIILVNSNPATIMTDRELADATYLEPLTPGIVTAIIEKERPDAILPTVGGQTALDLAIKLDKLGVLKKYGVQLIGADVEAINKAEDREQFKAVMDSVGIDTARGGFARSIESAIEMVKNTGFPAIIRPSFTMGGTGGATAYNNEEFRELVDKGLSASPIGEVLIEESLLGWKEFEMEVVRDKNDNAIIICSIENIDPMGVHTGDSVTVAPAMTLTDKEYQKMRNWSIECLRAIGVETGGSNVQFAVDPVSGRMIVIEMNPRVSRSSALASKATGFPIAKIAAKLAVGYLLDELPNEITGKTLAAFEPSIDYIVTKVPRFDFEKFPTADGILGVQMQSVGEVMAIGRTFKESLQKAFRSLEVGLVGLEPKKVAGRELDLKKMRFATAFRLVKIWKAFQDGVALDTLQKITQIDPWFLYQIQELALDPVPKFDHDSIREYKRRGYSDVQLAQRLDKTESDIRAFRVAEGILPTFKEVDTCAAEFPARTSYVYSTYETENEVTPLTGKKVMILGGGPNRIGQGLEFDYCCVQAVFGLNEMGYQTIMVNCNPETVSTDFDISDRLYFEPLTFENVMNIVDLEKPDGVLVQFGGQTPLNIANRLQEAGVKIIGTNPSAIDLAEDRKKFGAILDKLKIPAPAYGTAFTIEEASFVATEIGYPVLVRPSYVLGGRGMEIVYTEESLKKYVAQAALVSGDHPVLIDAFLEDAFEFDVDAICDGEDVYIGGILQHIEEAGIHSGDSACVIPPYQLLPNHRKRIEKYTRNLALTLKTIGLINIQFAMKDGVVYVLEVNPRASRTVPFVSKVTDVPLAKYAAQLAAGKKLSDLDLHREKHALIAVKKPVFPFNKFPHQNVFLSPEMKSTGEVIGLDTRLGAAFAKAEIGAGNHLPTKGSVFISVNDHDKQNTIEIARDFQEMGFQIMATQGTAEVLRENGLIVQAIYKVNEGRPHVADHIKNGEIQLVINTPMGAIAREDEYSIGRAAIRYKIPVITTLSGAKTAVRGIRRLALDDLTVNSLQDIFN, from the coding sequence ATGCCAAAAAGAACTGATATTAAATCTATCCTTATCCTGGGCGCAGGTCCTATTGTCATTGGACAAGCCTGTGAGTTCGATTATTCAGGGACGCAAGCATGCCGGGCATTGAGGGAAGAAGGCTACCGAATTATTCTGGTGAATTCCAATCCCGCTACCATCATGACCGATAGAGAATTGGCCGATGCAACTTACCTGGAGCCACTGACCCCGGGCATTGTGACCGCCATCATTGAAAAAGAGAGACCTGATGCTATCCTGCCAACAGTGGGTGGACAAACCGCTCTGGATCTGGCAATCAAACTGGATAAACTCGGTGTATTGAAGAAGTACGGGGTTCAACTCATTGGTGCTGATGTAGAAGCTATCAACAAGGCTGAGGACAGAGAACAATTTAAAGCTGTCATGGATAGCGTTGGAATTGATACTGCCAGGGGTGGATTTGCCCGGAGTATTGAATCTGCTATTGAGATGGTAAAAAATACCGGCTTCCCTGCCATCATTCGTCCCTCCTTTACCATGGGTGGCACTGGTGGAGCAACTGCCTACAACAATGAAGAGTTTCGTGAATTAGTTGATAAGGGTTTATCTGCAAGCCCCATTGGGGAAGTGCTGATTGAAGAATCTTTGTTGGGTTGGAAAGAATTTGAGATGGAGGTGGTGCGGGATAAGAACGATAATGCCATCATCATTTGCTCTATTGAAAATATTGACCCCATGGGCGTGCATACTGGAGATTCAGTCACCGTCGCCCCAGCCATGACCCTGACAGATAAAGAATATCAGAAGATGCGCAACTGGTCCATTGAGTGTCTGCGGGCCATCGGAGTTGAGACAGGCGGTTCAAACGTACAATTTGCAGTTGATCCAGTATCTGGCCGTATGATTGTCATCGAAATGAATCCCAGAGTGAGTCGATCCTCGGCATTGGCTTCCAAGGCGACGGGGTTTCCAATTGCTAAAATTGCTGCAAAATTAGCCGTTGGATATCTCCTGGATGAGCTCCCTAATGAGATCACGGGTAAAACCCTGGCAGCCTTTGAACCCAGTATTGATTATATCGTTACCAAAGTACCCCGTTTCGATTTTGAAAAATTCCCTACGGCTGACGGTATTCTCGGTGTTCAGATGCAATCGGTAGGTGAAGTGATGGCCATTGGACGAACCTTTAAGGAGAGTCTACAAAAAGCTTTCCGCTCCTTGGAAGTTGGGTTGGTAGGTCTGGAACCTAAAAAGGTTGCAGGTAGAGAGCTGGATCTCAAAAAGATGCGTTTTGCTACTGCTTTTCGCCTGGTCAAAATCTGGAAAGCCTTCCAGGATGGTGTGGCACTCGACACCCTCCAAAAGATCACTCAAATCGATCCATGGTTTCTGTACCAGATTCAAGAACTGGCCTTGGATCCTGTTCCAAAATTTGATCACGATTCAATCCGGGAGTATAAGCGACGTGGCTATTCAGACGTTCAATTAGCACAGCGCCTGGATAAAACAGAGTCTGATATCAGAGCCTTCAGAGTTGCTGAAGGGATTTTGCCGACTTTTAAGGAAGTTGATACATGTGCCGCTGAGTTTCCTGCCAGGACCTCATATGTATATTCAACTTATGAAACCGAGAATGAAGTCACTCCTCTCACTGGAAAAAAGGTGATGATACTGGGTGGTGGTCCAAACCGTATTGGACAGGGGTTGGAATTTGACTATTGTTGTGTTCAGGCTGTTTTTGGTTTGAATGAAATGGGTTATCAAACCATTATGGTGAATTGTAATCCTGAGACAGTATCCACCGATTTTGATATCTCGGACCGCCTATATTTTGAACCCCTGACTTTCGAAAATGTGATGAATATCGTGGATTTGGAAAAACCTGATGGTGTACTGGTGCAATTTGGCGGTCAAACACCCCTGAATATTGCAAACAGGCTCCAGGAAGCAGGCGTGAAGATCATTGGTACCAATCCATCAGCAATAGACCTGGCAGAAGATCGCAAAAAGTTTGGTGCCATCCTTGACAAATTAAAAATTCCTGCTCCGGCATATGGAACCGCCTTCACCATTGAGGAAGCCTCTTTCGTAGCCACAGAAATTGGTTATCCCGTTCTGGTGCGACCCTCCTATGTGCTGGGTGGTAGAGGAATGGAGATTGTTTACACAGAAGAATCGCTCAAAAAATATGTTGCTCAAGCAGCTCTGGTCAGTGGTGACCATCCCGTCCTGATTGATGCCTTTCTGGAAGATGCTTTTGAATTTGATGTTGATGCCATCTGTGATGGCGAAGACGTTTATATCGGGGGGATTCTCCAACATATCGAAGAGGCTGGAATACATTCCGGTGATTCAGCCTGTGTAATTCCCCCCTATCAACTACTCCCCAATCATCGCAAGCGCATTGAAAAATACACTCGAAATCTAGCCCTTACGCTCAAAACCATTGGACTCATCAACATCCAATTCGCCATGAAGGATGGGGTCGTATACGTTCTTGAGGTGAATCCCAGAGCCAGCAGAACCGTTCCCTTTGTAAGTAAGGTGACTGATGTTCCTCTGGCCAAATATGCCGCACAGCTGGCTGCAGGGAAAAAGCTCAGTGATCTCGATCTGCACCGGGAAAAGCACGCTCTCATAGCGGTTAAAAAGCCTGTATTCCCTTTCAACAAATTCCCGCATCAAAACGTATTCCTTTCACCTGAAATGAAATCCACGGGGGAGGTCATTGGTCTGGATACCAGATTGGGGGCCGCTTTCGCAAAAGCTGAAATTGGTGCCGGAAATCACTTACCCACCAAGGGATCAGTTTTTATTTCAGTCAATGATCATGATAAACAAAACACCATCGAAATTGCCCGTGATTTTCAAGAGATGGGATTCCAAATCATGGCTACCCAGGGAACGGCTGAGGTTCTCAGAG
- the carA gene encoding glutamine-hydrolyzing carbamoyl-phosphate synthase small subunit translates to MKKPAILLLENGHLFKGYSLGAIGTSGGEVCFNTSMTGYQEILTDPSYCGQIITMTAPHIGNYGVNPEDTESHKIQARGLIVREASPIHSNYRAVQSLDDYLTEAGVVGIEGIDTRQLTRIIRDEGAMNGIISSDDLDLASLKKKLKLVPAMTGQDLVQEVSCKETWTWPSEKPDPSYRVVALDLGIKFNIIRQLAENDCEVIIVPATTSADEILALNPHGIFLSNGPGDPEPVNYAIETVKELLDKKPIFGICLGHQILALAQGASTYKLKFGHRGGNHPVRNQLSGKVEITSQNHGFAVEPSSLPDHLEVTHINLNDETLEGIRCKNIPAFSVQYHPEASPGPHDSRYLFKEFIHMMDEYAKKN, encoded by the coding sequence ATGAAAAAGCCCGCCATCCTCCTTCTGGAAAACGGACACCTCTTTAAAGGATATTCTTTGGGCGCTATCGGTACCTCCGGTGGTGAAGTCTGTTTTAATACAAGCATGACTGGTTATCAAGAGATTCTCACAGATCCCTCATACTGCGGTCAAATCATAACCATGACTGCTCCCCACATTGGTAATTACGGGGTCAATCCCGAGGATACCGAAAGTCACAAAATTCAGGCCCGAGGGTTGATCGTACGAGAAGCCAGTCCCATCCATTCCAATTATCGCGCGGTCCAAAGCCTTGATGACTATTTGACGGAGGCTGGAGTAGTTGGTATCGAGGGCATAGACACACGCCAATTGACACGCATTATTCGTGATGAAGGCGCCATGAATGGGATCATCAGCAGTGATGATCTGGATCTGGCTTCATTAAAGAAAAAATTGAAACTTGTCCCTGCCATGACCGGGCAGGATCTGGTTCAGGAAGTGAGTTGTAAAGAAACCTGGACCTGGCCCAGTGAAAAACCTGACCCTTCATATCGTGTGGTCGCGCTGGATCTTGGCATCAAATTCAACATTATTAGACAACTCGCTGAAAATGACTGCGAAGTAATTATTGTCCCTGCCACAACTTCTGCTGATGAGATATTAGCTCTGAATCCCCATGGCATTTTTCTTTCCAATGGTCCTGGCGATCCTGAACCTGTGAATTATGCCATTGAAACAGTTAAAGAACTCCTGGACAAAAAACCAATCTTTGGAATATGTCTGGGCCACCAAATCCTGGCTCTGGCTCAGGGTGCCAGCACTTATAAATTGAAATTCGGCCATCGAGGGGGTAATCATCCAGTCAGGAATCAACTAAGCGGCAAAGTGGAAATCACCAGTCAGAATCATGGGTTTGCTGTGGAACCATCGAGTCTTCCAGACCACCTGGAGGTAACTCATATAAATCTAAATGATGAGACTCTGGAAGGGATACGTTGCAAGAATATTCCGGCTTTCTCAGTACAGTATCATCCAGAAGCCAGTCCAGGACCACATGACTCCCGCTATTTGTTTAAAGAATTTATCCATATGATGGACGAGTATGCCAAAAAGAACTGA